The Nostoc sp. 'Lobaria pulmonaria (5183) cyanobiont' genome window below encodes:
- a CDS encoding chromophore lyase CpcT/CpeT — protein MHLLKVSILTFLVTTFSFLQQSRADTSVPPIKTQVQEVAQWFTGFFDNAQQIANSPSVPLITMSNCSVQLDDTNPLANTQNVYLEQESPGFERLRLYSFNEENSAVNLSISSFLNENTVRGLCNHSQSRRQLSINNVEKNTCNLQLFWEPKSYIGNNAPDGCITSNGFKVVSDVTIEQSSIDSLDKIFDKKGNLLVATPIEFRRVNSVPEPSVTFGLLALGIWSTKNTISDWRKQKSKKNKTSVSS, from the coding sequence ATGCATTTACTCAAAGTATCAATTTTGACATTTTTGGTAACAACATTTTCATTTCTTCAACAAAGCCGTGCTGATACCAGTGTACCACCAATTAAGACACAGGTTCAGGAAGTAGCACAGTGGTTCACTGGTTTTTTTGATAATGCCCAACAGATTGCTAATAGCCCCTCTGTGCCATTAATCACTATGTCAAATTGTAGTGTGCAACTGGATGATACTAATCCTTTGGCTAACACACAGAACGTTTATCTAGAGCAAGAAAGCCCAGGTTTTGAGCGCCTACGCCTTTATTCTTTTAATGAAGAAAATTCGGCTGTGAATTTAAGTATTAGCAGCTTTTTAAATGAAAATACTGTACGCGGGTTGTGCAATCATTCTCAGTCTAGGCGACAGCTTAGTATTAACAATGTCGAGAAGAACACCTGTAATCTGCAATTATTTTGGGAGCCGAAAAGTTACATTGGGAATAACGCTCCCGATGGCTGTATAACAAGTAATGGCTTCAAAGTGGTTTCCGATGTAACTATTGAGCAGAGTAGCATCGATTCCTTAGACAAAATTTTTGACAAAAAAGGTAATTTACTTGTGGCCACACCCATCGAATTCCGTCGAGTTAATTCTGTTCCAGAACCCTCTGTTACATTTGGGTTGCTGGCTTTGGGAATTTGGAGTACAAAAAATACAATTTCAGATTGGCGAAAACAGAAATCAAAAAAGAATAAAACCTCTGTTTCAAGTTAG
- a CDS encoding tRNA-dihydrouridine synthase family protein, whose product MPQVSLPQSFYPHLPLTALAPMQDVTNLWFMKVIAHYGSPDYFFTEYFRVNDTSRLNRSILAAITENDTGRPVFAQMIGESIPDLVRTAKELCNYNIAGVDLNMGCPAPRIYRKNVGGGLLLLPEKVDRILGELRQAVNDRPLTVKMRVGFENTDNFYKILDIINRHSIDLLSLHGRTVKDMYHGAVKYDLIAEAVRQVHCPVLANGNINSATTAVEVLSQTGAAGVMVGRWAIGNPWLFNQIRQALRFEPIAPVPLIEVRNYIDRLWQTPTAATMPERSRVGYLKMFLNYIALNVDTEGHFLRLMRQTSTEAELFNLCDRVLLTDLTKTLALAPSLSV is encoded by the coding sequence ATGCCCCAGGTATCGCTCCCCCAATCGTTCTATCCACACCTACCCCTCACCGCTCTTGCTCCCATGCAGGATGTGACAAACCTCTGGTTTATGAAGGTCATTGCCCATTACGGCAGCCCTGACTATTTTTTCACCGAATATTTCCGCGTCAATGATACCTCACGGCTCAATCGTAGCATTCTGGCAGCAATCACCGAAAACGACACAGGTCGTCCCGTTTTTGCTCAAATGATTGGCGAAAGCATTCCAGACTTAGTAAGAACAGCGAAGGAACTCTGCAACTATAATATCGCTGGAGTTGACTTGAACATGGGCTGTCCAGCACCTAGAATCTATCGCAAAAATGTTGGGGGTGGATTGCTGCTCTTGCCAGAAAAAGTGGATCGGATTTTGGGAGAACTGCGGCAGGCAGTCAACGATCGGCCTTTGACCGTCAAGATGCGTGTAGGCTTTGAAAATACAGATAATTTTTACAAAATTCTAGATATAATCAATCGCCACAGCATTGATTTGCTCTCTTTGCATGGTCGCACCGTCAAAGATATGTATCATGGGGCAGTGAAATATGATTTGATCGCTGAAGCAGTCAGACAAGTTCATTGTCCAGTGCTTGCTAATGGCAATATCAACTCGGCAACAACTGCTGTTGAAGTGCTTTCTCAAACGGGTGCGGCGGGTGTGATGGTGGGACGCTGGGCGATCGGTAATCCTTGGCTTTTTAATCAAATTCGGCAAGCTTTGCGTTTCGAGCCGATCGCGCCCGTTCCTTTAATAGAGGTACGCAACTATATCGATCGTTTATGGCAAACCCCAACAGCAGCAACTATGCCAGAGCGATCGCGCGTAGGCTATCTGAAAATGTTCCTCAACTACATTGCTCTGAATGTTGACACTGAAGGTCATTTTTTACGGTTGATGCGACAGACTTCTACTGAGGCAGAACTGTTTAACCTGTGCGATCGCGTTCTCCTTACCGATTTGACAAAAACTTTAGCCCTAGCACCCTCCTTGAGCGTGTAA
- a CDS encoding lipoxygenase family protein, with product MTASSPDNSISSSSTHTLDIARQQYQYNYIHIPSIAMLDRLSIAEEFTTNWYFLLAQQLRVVFINTLIVNRGNQGSKSIRDDVGRFILEALLKGAVPVRISILVRILQIIPQFLFNGISKDLRELDDLFYSILKENGLVILRDALNRIINLLYEGQPTGHATSLKDYENLFPVIGVPAIAKTYQEDEVFAYMRVAGYNPVTIERVTTLGDRFPVTDEHYQGVMGTDDSLAAAGLEGRLYLADYKILDGAVNGTFPHEQKYLYAPLALFALPKGSDPTRLLRPIAIQCGQTPGPDYPIVTPNSGKYSWLFAKTVVQIADANFHEAVTHLARTHLLIGVFAIATARQLPLTHPLRILLHPHFDSTLAINDAAQRVLIAPGGGVDRLLSASIDNSRVLAVLGLQSYGFNSAILPKQFQQRGVDDLNLLPIYPYRDDALLVWDAIHQWVLDYLNLYYSTDEDIQKDIALQTWAAEISAYDGGRIPDFGEDGGIKTRNYLIDATTLIIFTASAQHAAVNFPQKDFMGYAAAIPLAGYLPASTLKREVTEQDYLNLLPPLDQAQRQYNLLSLLGSVYYNKLGDYQQGYFTDQKVKPLLQAFHNNLQQVEDTIKQRNLHRPPYEYLLPSKIPQSINI from the coding sequence ATGACTGCTTCATCACCAGATAATTCAATCAGTTCATCAAGTACTCATACTTTAGATATAGCTAGGCAACAGTATCAATATAACTACATCCATATACCATCTATTGCGATGCTAGATCGGCTTTCTATTGCCGAAGAGTTCACCACTAACTGGTATTTTTTATTAGCCCAGCAGTTACGAGTTGTGTTTATCAATACCTTGATTGTCAACAGAGGCAATCAAGGTTCTAAATCGATTCGTGATGATGTCGGAAGGTTTATTTTAGAAGCCTTGCTCAAGGGAGCAGTACCAGTCAGAATCAGCATTCTGGTAAGAATCTTGCAAATTATCCCTCAGTTTTTGTTCAATGGCATATCTAAGGATCTTAGAGAACTCGACGATCTTTTTTATTCTATTTTGAAAGAAAACGGACTTGTGATCCTCAGAGATGCTCTAAATAGGATAATTAACCTTCTATATGAAGGACAGCCTACAGGACATGCAACCAGTCTCAAAGACTACGAAAATTTGTTTCCAGTGATTGGTGTACCAGCGATCGCTAAAACTTACCAAGAAGATGAAGTATTTGCCTACATGCGAGTGGCTGGCTACAATCCCGTGACGATCGAGCGAGTAACGACTCTAGGCGATCGCTTCCCAGTCACAGACGAACATTACCAAGGAGTAATGGGAACTGACGATTCATTAGCAGCAGCCGGACTTGAAGGCAGGCTTTACTTAGCTGACTATAAAATTTTAGATGGTGCGGTCAACGGTACATTCCCACACGAGCAAAAATATCTCTATGCTCCCCTAGCACTGTTTGCTTTACCCAAAGGCTCAGACCCCACCCGTCTATTGCGTCCGATAGCCATTCAATGCGGTCAAACCCCAGGCCCAGATTATCCGATTGTTACCCCTAACTCCGGTAAATACTCTTGGCTTTTTGCCAAAACAGTAGTCCAAATAGCAGATGCCAACTTCCACGAAGCTGTTACTCACCTAGCAAGAACTCACTTGTTAATTGGTGTTTTTGCGATCGCTACCGCTCGACAACTGCCACTTACCCATCCTTTAAGAATTCTACTACACCCGCATTTTGACAGCACTTTAGCAATTAACGATGCCGCTCAACGTGTTCTCATAGCTCCAGGCGGTGGTGTCGATAGATTACTCTCAGCATCAATCGACAACTCTCGCGTTTTAGCAGTGCTAGGGTTACAAAGCTATGGTTTTAATAGTGCCATCTTACCTAAGCAATTCCAACAGCGCGGTGTAGACGATCTTAACCTATTGCCTATTTATCCTTACCGAGATGATGCACTACTAGTCTGGGATGCCATTCATCAATGGGTTTTAGACTACCTGAACCTTTACTACAGCACGGATGAAGACATTCAGAAAGATATAGCTTTGCAAACATGGGCAGCAGAAATCTCCGCTTACGATGGTGGTCGCATCCCCGATTTTGGCGAAGATGGAGGCATCAAAACGCGCAATTATCTTATTGATGCGACTACGCTGATTATTTTCACTGCTAGCGCTCAACACGCTGCGGTTAACTTTCCGCAAAAAGATTTTATGGGCTACGCCGCAGCGATTCCATTGGCAGGTTATTTACCAGCCTCAACTCTCAAAAGAGAAGTTACTGAGCAAGACTACCTTAATTTACTCCCTCCCTTAGATCAGGCACAACGGCAATACAACCTACTCAGCTTGTTGGGGTCTGTGTACTATAACAAGCTGGGCGATTATCAGCAAGGATACTTTACAGACCAAAAAGTAAAACCATTGTTACAAGCATTCCACAATAATCTTCAGCAGGTAGAAGACACCATCAAGCAACGTAATTTGCACCGTCCACCCTATGAATATCTACTTCCTTCTAAAATTCCTCAGAGCATCAATATCTGA
- a CDS encoding GNAT family N-acetyltransferase: MCLNDVVIDRASLNDVTEIVKLAQANDAEHGGMLLGHLEPEAVMMTISQMPSVVARKDGQVVGFLLSWSKTTANLPIITVMLQAYPGTKDAYLYGPICVDETMRGQGIAAVMFAKLKDFLPEREGILFIKANNKASLQAHLKMGMCKMAEFIYEGTKFLIFAYNG, translated from the coding sequence ATGTGTCTCAATGATGTAGTGATTGACCGTGCCAGTCTCAATGATGTTACTGAAATCGTCAAGTTGGCCCAAGCCAATGACGCAGAACATGGTGGTATGTTGTTAGGTCATCTTGAGCCAGAGGCTGTGATGATGACTATCTCTCAAATGCCGAGCGTTGTAGCCCGTAAAGATGGTCAAGTTGTAGGATTCTTACTCAGTTGGTCAAAGACAACTGCTAATTTACCAATTATAACGGTGATGTTACAAGCCTATCCTGGTACAAAAGATGCTTACTTGTATGGCCCCATTTGTGTTGATGAAACTATGCGTGGGCAAGGTATTGCTGCGGTAATGTTTGCTAAGTTGAAAGATTTTCTACCAGAGCGGGAAGGAATACTGTTCATCAAGGCAAACAACAAAGCATCACTTCAGGCACATCTAAAGATGGGTATGTGCAAGATGGCAGAGTTCATCTATGAAGGCACTAAATTTTTGATATTCGCGTATAATGGCTAA
- a CDS encoding cytochrome P450, giving the protein MTLKDKVLKGHDRQLWLAPILAKVGYDTAIGKFLRLIFYYMDASIMLNAWRDFLYIRKDNIGDKYFAVDQAIMHSSHSQVRELMQTQPQLRGNDLGIIRILAPSYLLDNPLSLGTNGNEHTGLRTVILQALPEPSQKIDFLGNLVEQRLLEAAKQGKLHIGNDLPKIILSILHQLVFQISLSEEEITASDSYIKGLALASLPNFISKYLLAILTAPKIRHRQYLTKRYKQSALWASYFETGAQYQLNEHQIANTLFDMIHIAGTAGTSALLGSVIGILCLDNTLRNDVVSEINAVWNGKKSLDPDALEKLTLLNQVILETARLYPPVRFVSQLTTEAGEVEIGKQKCPFQKGTRLLGSILTANRDANRYQNPDDFDLTRNFSDILSWNGEEHERACPGKSLSIGFIKIFCLHLFHNYQWDSITEVKWDFEKVTAVTPNNLVLQGFAQRL; this is encoded by the coding sequence ATGACACTTAAAGATAAAGTCCTTAAAGGTCACGATCGCCAGCTTTGGCTTGCACCTATACTAGCTAAAGTAGGTTATGACACTGCGATCGGCAAGTTTCTCCGCTTGATTTTTTATTACATGGATGCCTCAATCATGCTCAACGCATGGCGAGACTTTCTCTACATCCGTAAGGATAATATTGGAGATAAGTATTTTGCAGTAGACCAAGCAATTATGCATTCCTCTCACTCACAGGTGAGAGAACTAATGCAAACCCAACCACAATTGCGAGGAAATGATTTAGGCATCATCAGAATATTAGCTCCTAGCTACTTGCTTGATAATCCTCTGAGCTTGGGAACAAACGGTAACGAACACACAGGACTACGTACTGTAATCTTACAAGCCTTACCGGAACCGTCTCAAAAAATAGACTTTTTAGGGAATCTAGTTGAGCAAAGGCTGTTAGAAGCTGCTAAACAAGGCAAATTACATATCGGCAACGATTTGCCAAAGATCATCCTGTCGATTTTGCATCAACTGGTTTTTCAGATATCTTTATCTGAGGAAGAAATCACAGCATCCGATAGTTACATTAAAGGTTTGGCTCTGGCATCCTTACCTAATTTTATCAGCAAGTATCTGCTAGCAATCTTAACAGCGCCAAAAATTCGGCATCGTCAATATTTAACTAAGCGATATAAACAATCAGCTTTATGGGCATCTTACTTTGAAACAGGCGCTCAGTATCAGTTGAACGAACACCAAATCGCTAATACCCTTTTCGATATGATTCATATCGCAGGTACTGCCGGCACAAGTGCGCTTTTGGGATCTGTGATTGGTATTCTCTGCTTAGACAATACCCTTAGAAATGATGTAGTATCAGAAATTAATGCAGTCTGGAATGGCAAGAAAAGTTTAGATCCAGATGCTCTAGAAAAGTTAACACTTCTCAATCAAGTAATTTTAGAAACGGCTCGTCTCTATCCACCTGTGCGATTTGTTAGCCAACTCACCACTGAAGCGGGTGAAGTTGAGATTGGAAAACAAAAATGTCCATTCCAAAAAGGTACTCGCTTGCTTGGCTCTATTCTTACAGCTAATCGGGATGCCAATAGATACCAAAATCCAGACGATTTTGACCTAACACGGAATTTTTCAGATATATTATCTTGGAACGGCGAAGAGCATGAGCGAGCCTGTCCTGGTAAATCCTTATCAATTGGCTTTATCAAAATTTTCTGCTTACATCTCTTCCACAACTATCAATGGGACTCAATTACAGAAGTCAAGTGGGATTTTGAAAAAGTGACTGCCGTTACTCCTAATAATTTAGTACTACAAGGTTTTGCTCAACGACTGTGA
- a CDS encoding flavodoxin family protein, giving the protein MPSVVIIYFSGAGHTHLMAQAIAEGASKVKDTTVELLRVTGEQIVNGRWKNDEGIATLNQADAIVFGSPTYMGGVAAQFKAFIDAASEVWFRHGWKDKIAGGFTHSSSPSGDKQGTLLYLATNAAQHGMIWVNVGDLQSFLSGLDDGVNRLGGFLGVMGQSQLDMSGKEPVLDSGDYLTSLRFGERIAEATKRWVK; this is encoded by the coding sequence ATGCCCAGCGTTGTGATTATCTATTTTTCTGGTGCAGGTCATACTCATCTTATGGCCCAAGCTATTGCTGAAGGTGCAAGTAAAGTTAAAGACACTACTGTTGAGCTGCTACGGGTTACTGGAGAGCAGATAGTCAATGGTCGTTGGAAGAATGATGAGGGAATAGCAACTCTCAATCAAGCTGATGCAATTGTTTTTGGCTCTCCTACCTACATGGGTGGTGTCGCGGCTCAGTTCAAGGCATTTATTGATGCTGCTAGCGAAGTTTGGTTCCGACACGGATGGAAAGACAAAATCGCTGGGGGTTTTACCCATTCCAGCTCTCCTAGTGGCGATAAACAAGGCACACTTCTCTATTTAGCTACCAACGCAGCCCAACATGGGATGATTTGGGTAAATGTGGGAGACTTGCAAAGCTTTTTATCGGGTCTTGATGATGGGGTAAATCGATTAGGAGGATTTCTAGGTGTAATGGGTCAAAGTCAACTCGATATGAGTGGCAAAGAACCAGTGTTAGATTCGGGTGATTATCTGACTTCACTGCGCTTTGGGGAACGCATTGCAGAGGCGACTAAACGTTGGGTTAAGTAG
- the recR gene encoding recombination mediator RecR: MQRLPGVGPKSAQRLALHILKRPEAEVEALAQALVEAKKQIGLCSVCFHLSAEPVCEICRNPNRDNNTICVVADPRDVIALEKTREYKGKYHVLGGVISPIDGIGPDQLTILALQRRVSQQKPQEVILAISPSVEGETTTLYIGQLLKPFTKVTRIAFGLPVGGDLEYADEVTLARALEGRRELD, encoded by the coding sequence TTGCAACGCCTACCGGGAGTTGGCCCCAAAAGTGCCCAACGACTGGCTTTGCATATTTTGAAGCGACCAGAAGCAGAAGTAGAAGCTTTGGCACAAGCTTTAGTTGAGGCAAAAAAACAGATAGGCTTGTGTTCTGTTTGCTTTCATTTATCTGCTGAACCTGTTTGTGAAATTTGCCGCAATCCCAACCGTGACAACAACACTATCTGTGTTGTTGCAGATCCTCGCGATGTGATTGCGCTGGAAAAAACTCGCGAATACAAAGGCAAGTATCACGTTTTGGGCGGGGTGATTTCGCCAATTGATGGAATTGGCCCAGATCAATTGACTATACTAGCTTTGCAGCGCCGGGTGAGTCAGCAAAAACCTCAAGAAGTAATTCTCGCAATTAGTCCGAGTGTAGAAGGGGAGACAACAACCCTGTATATCGGTCAGCTACTGAAACCATTTACCAAGGTGACACGGATTGCTTTTGGTTTACCTGTAGGTGGCGATTTGGAGTACGCAGACGAAGTGACTTTGGCGAGGGCGTTGGAAGGACGCCGCGAGTTAGATTAA
- a CDS encoding aldo/keto reductase, whose product MDISRRNLLKVVSASSLGGAGVFALQGLTKQVLAQNQSTPLQTKKGEMLYRQLGRTKEQISVIGLGGHHIGRPKDEQEGIELIRAALDRGINFMDNSWDYHNGGSEIRMGKALQNGYRQKAFLMTKIDGRTKAAAAKQIDESLKRLQTDRIDLLQHHEVIRMEDPDRIFAPGGAMEAVVEAQKAGKIRYIGFTGHKDPLVHLRMLEVADQNNFRFDAVQMPLNVMDAHFRSFERQVLPRLVQDGIAVLGMKSMGDQNILKSNVVKPIECLHYAMNLPTSTVITGIESMPILNQAFEAVRTFTPMSQEQVRALLNRTRQAALKGQYELFKTTNQFDSTAKNPEWLG is encoded by the coding sequence GTGGATATTAGCAGACGAAATTTACTGAAGGTAGTTTCTGCTTCTAGTTTAGGTGGAGCCGGGGTATTTGCTTTACAAGGTTTAACTAAACAGGTTTTAGCGCAAAATCAGTCTACCCCACTCCAAACTAAAAAAGGTGAAATGCTTTACAGGCAACTAGGACGCACCAAAGAACAAATATCTGTAATTGGTCTAGGTGGTCATCATATTGGTAGACCAAAAGATGAACAAGAGGGTATTGAGTTGATCCGTGCTGCTCTTGATCGCGGGATTAATTTTATGGATAATAGCTGGGATTACCATAATGGAGGTAGCGAAATTCGCATGGGTAAAGCTCTGCAAAATGGTTATCGTCAAAAAGCTTTTCTGATGACTAAAATCGACGGTCGCACAAAGGCGGCGGCTGCTAAACAAATTGATGAATCTTTAAAACGTTTGCAAACAGACCGGATTGATTTGTTGCAGCATCATGAAGTCATTCGCATGGAAGACCCAGACCGGATTTTTGCCCCTGGTGGTGCAATGGAAGCAGTTGTGGAAGCACAAAAAGCTGGCAAGATTCGCTACATAGGCTTTACTGGACACAAAGACCCTTTAGTACACCTGAGAATGTTGGAAGTTGCCGATCAAAACAACTTCCGTTTTGATGCAGTGCAGATGCCGTTAAATGTTATGGATGCCCATTTCCGCAGTTTTGAGAGGCAAGTCTTACCCAGACTGGTTCAAGACGGAATTGCTGTACTGGGGATGAAATCAATGGGCGATCAAAACATTCTCAAAAGCAATGTGGTCAAACCGATCGAATGTCTGCATTACGCGATGAATCTGCCAACTTCAACGGTGATTACAGGCATTGAAAGTATGCCCATCTTAAACCAGGCTTTCGAGGCGGTACGTACTTTTACACCTATGAGCCAGGAACAAGTTAGAGCATTACTGAATCGGACTCGCCAAGCTGCTCTCAAAGGTCAGTATGAACTGTTTAAAACCACTAACCAATTTGATAGTACAGCCAAAAATCCTGAGTGGTTAGGATAA
- a CDS encoding glycosyl hydrolase, with protein MSHPKTLNHQPGLVFMPGAEGWWDSERVSSPQVLYCPDGTWKMWYYGRDASFDRQINLPTGRCGLAISADGIDWQRVQGLLTMGAIFEPHQNSSRFDSAHVGVSNVYFHDGLYWMWYFGGDHTVVDRGGFKAKGLNMRPGCAISRDGINWVRLEGTYQGAFLDVGKAGEFDALFCGWPQVLPDDDGTWKMYYHTLNPDRGFLVGLAVSCDGFHWEKVGQILAPGESGSFDERGIGTRHVLKINGQYIMFYEGVNNNGYHSIGLAVSGDGIHWQKHQGQQVGGSIFSHAQKGSGRWDARAVGTPCVVAMDDGSFRMYYIGANEGGHDELSSQHQIGLAVSAGTDFRQWHRWGEY; from the coding sequence ATGAGTCATCCAAAAACCCTAAATCATCAACCAGGATTGGTTTTCATGCCTGGAGCCGAAGGCTGGTGGGATTCCGAACGAGTTTCTTCGCCACAGGTCTTGTACTGTCCCGATGGAACTTGGAAAATGTGGTATTACGGTCGGGATGCGTCCTTTGATCGGCAAATCAATTTGCCCACTGGTCGCTGTGGTTTAGCGATTTCTGCTGATGGAATTGATTGGCAACGCGTCCAGGGATTATTAACTATGGGGGCTATCTTTGAGCCTCACCAAAATTCTAGTCGGTTTGACTCAGCCCATGTTGGTGTGAGCAATGTCTACTTCCACGATGGTCTTTATTGGATGTGGTATTTCGGTGGAGACCACACAGTTGTTGATCGGGGAGGCTTTAAAGCTAAAGGGTTAAATATGCGCCCTGGCTGCGCTATTTCCCGTGATGGCATAAATTGGGTACGGTTGGAAGGTACTTATCAAGGAGCTTTTCTCGATGTAGGTAAGGCAGGGGAGTTTGATGCCCTGTTTTGTGGCTGGCCACAAGTCTTGCCTGATGATGATGGAACCTGGAAAATGTACTATCATACCTTAAATCCTGACAGAGGATTCTTAGTCGGTTTAGCTGTGTCTTGCGATGGTTTTCATTGGGAAAAAGTTGGTCAGATTTTAGCACCAGGTGAGTCTGGAAGTTTTGATGAGAGAGGCATTGGTACTCGTCATGTTCTGAAAATAAACGGACAATACATAATGTTCTACGAAGGTGTTAACAACAATGGTTATCACTCCATAGGTCTAGCTGTTTCTGGCGACGGGATTCATTGGCAAAAACATCAAGGACAGCAAGTTGGAGGTTCTATCTTTTCCCATGCTCAAAAGGGTTCTGGTCGTTGGGATGCACGGGCTGTAGGCACGCCTTGTGTAGTAGCAATGGATGATGGCAGTTTCCGTATGTACTACATTGGCGCAAACGAAGGTGGCCACGATGAACTATCTTCACAGCACCAAATTGGTTTAGCTGTGAGTGCCGGAACAGATTTTCGCCAGTGGCATCGTTGGGGTGAATACTAA